In Alosa alosa isolate M-15738 ecotype Scorff River chromosome 19, AALO_Geno_1.1, whole genome shotgun sequence, a genomic segment contains:
- the LOC125284642 gene encoding uncharacterized protein LOC125284642 → MYSVEDLLISHGYKLSRTCPPVPPPSHTAAPPSSSSAPLDNNKHRHGNLRRDMDPRPGGGGGAFNGVGTEGGAEGRAEAPGGGAIQRAEGGEMVERLQIQRRKDMPLSYLGDLQPLGDSLATDSGFYDAPSLTFSEHPEERDVSYWRRRGQDFSALLDYADPRELRLSGGLWRGGVGFAPEELRADRPVARWEEPPSWQQREPAAAAVLAAADSGPETLRVSVTGDRKCQSLGTEEWRPAVGLGRQLSDSEAERWAQEQQLQLRLRPHEGAVVPVVRQKSQSLPRVLSPEDPQYADPPSTGPPALPIAPRLNGSALYGRYPSDWASGGERWACQGQVQGQSQSQLQSQGQIQGQIQSQSHFQGHGSTAVVPKPRFSRPVKPPSYETHQQSRGSWETLSSEPAAKHRDRPLAYPQNIEPLRDRSLCLSQSSEPLRDRSLCLSQSSEPLRDRSLCLSQSSEPLRDRSLCLSQSSELLRDRSLCVSQSSEPFRDRSLCLSQSSEPLRDRSLCLSQSSEPLRDRSLCLSQSSEPLRDRSLCLSQSSEPLRDRSLCLSQSSEPLRDRPLCLSQSAEPLRDLRDRPLCLSQSAEPLRDLRDLRDRSICFSQSAEPLRDLRDRSICFSQSAEILRMDVRPDLLPHDLYGSGVEPPGYNPPPSYRRMPPHRGLISYRADAAHLRWKREPVSAEMGRWFSRQPPAITWTDHRWDDRSLALARKPLPPAPAVPARTGLVQYLPFDDLRIRHISAGASNNAVALPDPTEKMRHHANKDLPTPPAVVGQSTHDSSAFLPAQVAGGNNADAGHKPAPGDQEHAGGRWQWGAAAKPSEAVAVDQSVPKFHATFPARPPQPARIERPPEPPKRPEKLPEPPKRPDRPPELPKRPPPPIERPAEQPKRTDVSATDQQGKGPKPPPDKGSSESLSHMKRPDPPPEPPPPPPPAPPEKPKSMKRKLNETIFCLVSVPAVLAQSHADAASRDQNNNDEEKLLPADEGSPVRVPPPPPSTPSEKSNTLSSGPNQSLKSTSTTSTDLELQALTGSVSSSRMSSTRRPHHHHHRRRDSRPSKPNPHDALRRYSGAWPGDQYRDQETQTSPEPAKSAPAATAGTTAAPATTTTTTAPGPANNTEAQQPAAPTAPPAGAPGAASGAGPPGPECPPPDTGPGAGPESSSSGGGGGGGGGGSGTPFGYPMKGQKRLKPSSNSAFSRTGTFSKSTGPPAAIMPAAQGDGPTKPGPAPSEAFGQFLLKPVSRRPGDAIEELESIHKEAQEQTAGKRPSMDQCIEDLNEAYKDILELSTASNNLVTLPSLASNSLSCLSNNLVTLPSLASNSMSALGNIHHGSSMLIPDRIKAKLASSEPMVGPKPGGGSLRSAGLESWAGAVLGGDPEYREVKSAFSRPSTGKSVSFSKHLREEICAAGPSTSSCSETGFRDYRSVVSALSQRRSMDGRTVNLDFPPSKDSPPKDEAPSTSTQQQPPPVAGPSGLAAAEVPWADRQPMQDASTLTSPPDYEHICQSLQQGRDPAQGPPVVKPKVPGGGGGGGGAEGPVGPAGGAVAREECCYCQMEVERLRLEQMAAATVARDDQGSGFAVVTVGQGGRFLGGEGEVMAVPPDWKRQLSLAEKHLETLITGERSAGAEAEPPGDADLQIDPEPAPSEDKPTQTLANLDQRDLVPDEKNRTGSPTAEPGPAEPGSEEEDGHEGGGGQEPVRMRREPCAAAVHAYPGLDPALLQEFPPDRLPLSVPPNHSRRLSLGPEPERRGRVPSQRIEALQERLASSPGRVAKERIARMKEVDSVSRIRRLSQRSTSWDGEETAPLPQDTHNSPADVTELSHIEDV, encoded by the exons atgtacagTGTGGAAGACCTGCTCATCTCCCATGGCTACAAACTGTCTCGGACCTGCCCCCCCGTGCCCCCCCCTTCCCACACTGcggcccccccctcctcctcctcagcgcCTCTGGACAACAACAAGCATCGCCATGGCAACCTGCGCCGCGACATGGACCCCCGGCCCGGGGGAGGAGGCGGGGCCTTCAACGGCGTGGGGACAGAAGGCGGGGCAGAGGGGCGGGCAGAGGCTCCAGGGGGCGGAGCCATCCAGAGAGCAGAAGGTGGGGAGATGGTGGAGCGCCTCCAGATACAGAGGCGGAAGGACATGCCGCTCAGTTACCTTGGTGACCTGCAGCCCCTTGGAGACTCCTTGGCGACGGACAGCGG GTTCTATGACGCGCCCAGCCTGACGTTCTCGGAGCACCCTGAGGAGCGGGACGTATCGTACTGGCGGCGGCGCGGACAGGACTTCAGTGCTCTGCTGGACTACGCTGACCCCCGTGAGCTGCGTCTGTCTGGGGGCCTGTGGCGCGGCGGCGTGGGGTTCGCCCCTGAGGAGCTGAGAGCTGATAGGCCGGTGGCGCGCTGGGAGGAGCCTCCGAGCTGGCAGCAGAGGGAGCCGGCGGCTGCGGCGGTGTTGGCGGCGGCGGACTCGGGGCCAGAGACGCTGCGTGTGAGTGTGACCGGTGACAGGAAGTGCCAGAGCCTGGGCACGGAGGAGTGGCGTCCGGCCGTGGGGCTCGGCCGCCAGCTGTCCGACAGCGAAGCAGAGCGCTGGGCTCAggagcagcagctgcagctgcGTCTGCGGCCACATGAGGGCGCTGTGGTGCCTGTCGTCCGGCAGAAGTCCCAGTCCCTCCCACGCGTGCTCTCGCCCGAGGACCCGCAGTATGCCGACCCCCCCTCCACTGGCCCCCCCGCCCTGCCCATCGCCCCGAGACTGAACGGCAGCGCCCTGTATGGACGTTACCCCAGCGACTGGGCCAGTGGTGGGGAGCGGTGGGCTTGTCAAGGTCAAGTTCAAGGTCAAAGTCAGAGTCAATTGCAGAGCCAAGGGCAAATTCAAGGGCAGATTCAGAGTCAGAGTCACTTCCAAGGTCACGGGAGCACTGCAGTCGTACCAAAGCCTCGGTTCAGCCGGCCTGTGAAGCCCCCGTCTTACGAAACCCACCAGCAGAGCCGGGGTAGCTGGGAGACCCTGTCCTCTGAGCCCGCGGCCAAACACAGGGACAGGCCACTTGCTTATCCCCAGAACATAGAGCCTCTCAGAGACCGATCCCTTTGCCTGTCACAGAGTTCAGAGCCTCTCAGAGACCGATCTCTTTGCCTGTCACAGAGTTCAGAGCCTCTCAGAGACCGATCCCTCTGCCTATCACAGAGTTCAGAGCCTCTCAGAGACCGATCCCTCTGCCTATCACAGAGTTCAGAACTGCTCCGAGACCGGTCACTCTGTGTCTCACAAAGCTCGGAGCCTTTCAGAGATCGgtcactctgcctctctcagaGTTCAGAACCACTTAGGGACCGTTCACTTTGCCTCTCTCAGAGTTCAGAACCACTTAGGGACCGTTCCCTTTGCCTATCCCAAAGTTCAGAACCCCTCAGAGACCGGTCGCTTTGTCTATCCCAAAGTTCAGAACCATTACGTGACCGGTCACTCTGCCTGTCTCAGAGCTCAGAACCGTTGCGAGACCGACCCCTTTGTCTCTCACAGAGCGCGGAGCCCTTGAGGGACCTACGAGACCGGCCATTATGTCTGTCTCAAAGCGCAGAACCCCTCAGAGATCTCAGAGACCTTAGAGACCGGTCCATTTGCTTCTCGCAGAGCGCAGAACCTCTCCGGGACCTCAGAGACCGGTCCATTTGCTTCTCGCAGAGCGCAGAGATCCTGAGAATGGACGTGAGACCCGACCTGTTACCCCACGACCTCTACGGCTCAGGGGTCGAGCCGCCGGggtacaacccccccccctcgtaCCGCAGGATGCCCCCGCACAGGGGCCTGATCAGCTACCGCGCGGATGCGGCGCACCTCCGGTGGAAGCGCGAGCCTGTGAGTGCCGAGATGGGCAGGTGGTTCTCTCGGCAGCCGCCGGCCATTACATGGACCGACCACCGCTGGGACGACCGGAGCTTGGCCCTGGCCCGAAAGCCGCTGCCTCCGGCTCCGGCGGTTCCGGCTCGGACTGGCCTGGTACAGTACCTTCCCTTCGACGACCTGCGCATCAGGCACATTTCCGCAGGCGCCAGCAACAACGCTGTCGCGCTGCCGGACCCGACAGAAAAGATGCGGCACCACGCGAACAAAGATCTTCCCACTCCTCCTGCGGTTGTAGGACAATCCACACATGACAGTAGTGCCTTCCTGCCCGCACAGGTTGCCGGCGGCAACAACGCCGACGCCGGCCACAAACCAGCCCCCGGCGACCAGGAGCACGCTGGAGGCCGCTGGCAGTGGGGTGCGGCGGCCAAGCCCAGCGAGGCTGTAGCAGTGGACCAGAGCGTCCCCAAGTTCCACGCCACCTTCCCAGCGCGACCCCCTCAGCCGGCCAGGATAGAGCGACCACCCGAGCCGCCCAAACGGCCTGAGAAGTTACCGGAACCACCGAAGCGGCCTGACAGGCCACCGGAGCTGCCTAAAAGGCCGCCGCCGCCGATCGAGAGACCCGCCGAACAGCCGAAACGAACGGACGTGAGCGCGACGGATCAGCAGGGCAAGGGTCCCAAGCCTCCTCCAGACAAAGGCTCGTCAGAGAGCCTGTCCCACATGAAGAGGCCCGACCCTCCCCCAGAGCCCCCGCCTCCGCCGCCCCCCGCGCCGCCAGAGAAGCCCAAGAGCATGAAGAGGAAGCTGAACGAGACCATCTTCTGCCTGGTGTCCGTGCCTGCCGTGCTGGCGCAGTCGCACGCTGACGCAGCATCTCGGGACCAGAACAACAATGACGAGGAGAAGCTGCTGCCGGCAGACGAGGGCTCCCCGGTACGTGTGCCACCACCGCCCCCCAGCACCCCCAGCGAGAAGAGCAACACGCTGAGCTCTGGGCCCAACCAGAGCCTCAAGAGCACATCCACCACCTCCACGGACCTGGAGCTGCAGGCGCTGACTGGCAGCGTGTCCAGCAGCCGCATGTCGTCCACCCGGaggccccaccaccaccaccaccgccggcGTGACTCCCGGCCCAGCAAGCCCAACCCCCACGATGCACTGCGCCGGTACTCGGGTGCCTGGCCGGGGGACCAGTACCGCGACCAGGAGACACAGACGAGCCCAGAGCCAGCCAAAAGCGCGCCTGCAGCCACCGCTGGCACCACTGCTGctcccgccaccaccaccaccaccactgctccAGGTCCCGCCAACAACACGGAAGCACAACAGCCTGCAGCACCCACAGCACCCCCTGCAGGAGCCCCCGGAGCTGCCAGCGGTGCAGGGCCACCAGGCCCAGAGTGCCCCCCTCCTGACACAGGACCAGGAGCAGGACcagagagcagcagcagtggaggaggtggtggtggtggtggtggcggcagcGGGACCCCCTTTGGGTACCCGATGAAGGGCCAGAAGCGGCTGAAACCGTCCAGCAACAGCGCCTTCTCCCGGACAGGCACCTTCTCCAAGAGCACAG GGCCCCCGGCGGCCATCATGCCCGCCGCGCAGGGAGACGGGCCCACGAAGCCCGGTCCGGCCCCCTCCGAGGCGTTTGGCCAGTTCCTACTGAAGCCCGTGAGCCGTCGCCCTGGCGACGCCATCGAGGAGCTGGAGAGCATCCACAAGGAGGCCCAGGAGCAGACAGCAGGCAAGCGACCCAGCATGGACCAGTGCATCGAGGACCTCAACGAGGCCTACAAGGACATCCTGGAGCTCAGCACTGCCAGCAACAACCTGGTCACCTTGCCTAGCCTGGCCAGCAACAGCCTGTCCTGCCTGTCCAACAACTTGGTCACCCTGCCTAGCCTGGCCAGCAACAGCATGTCAGCGCTGGGCAATATTCACCACGGCTCCTCCATGCTGATTCCTGACCGCATCAAAGCCAAGCTAGCATCCAGCGAGCCCATGGTTGGGCCGAAGCCTGGGGGTGGCAGCCTGCGGTCCGCCGGGCTGGAGAGCTGGGCAGGTGCGGTGCTGGGCGGTGACCCGGAGTATCGAGAGGTGAAGAGTGCCTTCTCCCGACCGTCCACCGGCAAGAGCGTGAGCTTCAGCAAGCACCTGCGGGAGGAGATATGCGCCGCCGGCCCGTCCACCTCTTCATGCTCCGAGACCGGCTTCCGTGACTACCGCTCTGTCGTGTCCGCCCTCTCCCAACGCCGCTCCATGGACGGACGAACGGTCAACCTGGACTTCCCGCCGTCGAAGGACAGCCCGCCCAAAGACGAGGCTCCGAGcacgagcacacagcagcaaCCCCCTCCTGTCGCGGGCCCCAGTGGCCTTGCAGCGGCGGAGGTGCCCTGGGCTGACCGCCAACCCATGCAGGACGCGTCCACCCTCACCAGCCCCCCCGACTACGAGCACATATGCCAGTCTCTGCAGCAGGGCCGAGACCCAGCCCAGGGGCCGCCGGTGGTCAAACCCAAAGTGCCCGGCGGTGGGGGTGGCGGTGGTGGGGCTGAGGGCCCTGTGGGGCCAGCAGGGGGCGCCGTGGCACGGGAGGAGTGCTGCTACTGCCAGATGGAAGTCGAGAGGCTAAGGCTGGAGCAGATGGCGGCGGCCACCGTCGCCAGGGACGACCAGGGCTCTGGGTTCGCTGTGGTAACGGTGGGGCAGGGTGGCCGCTTCCTCGGTGGTGAGGGTGAGGTCATGGCGGTGCCTCCTGATTGGAAGAGGCAGCTGTCTTTGGCGGAGAAACACCTGGAGACGCTCATCACGGGAGAGAGGAGCGCCGGCGCAGAGGCTGAGCCTCCAGGAGATGCCGACCTGCAGATCGATCCAGAACCAGCGCCAAGCGAGGACAAGCCCACGCAGACCCTGGCCAACCTGGACCAGAGAGACCTGGTGCCAGACGAGAAGAACCGGACCGGTTCTCCGACAGCAGAACCGGGTCCAGCTGAGCCCGGCTCCGAGGAGGAGGACGGACATGAGGGCGGCGGCGGGCAGGAGCCGGTGCGCATGCGGCGGGAGCCTTGCGCCGCGGCGGTACATGCTTACCCCGGGCTTGACCCCGCCCTGCTGCAGGAGTTCCCTCCTGACAGACTTCCTCTGTCCGTGCCGCCCAATCACAGCCGTCGACTCTCATTGGGCCCAGA GCCAGAACGACGGGGGCGTGTCCCATCTCAGAGAATCGAGGCGCTGCAGGAGAGGCTGGCCTCATCGCCAGGACGGGTTGCTAAGGAGAGGATAGCCCGCATGAAGGAGGTGGACTCGGTGTCGCGCATCAGACGGCTCAGCCAACGCAGCACCAGCTGGGATGGGGAGGAGACCGCCCCACTGCCCCaggacacacacaactctcccgcag ATGTGACAGAGCTGAGCCACATAGAGGACGTCTGA